A genomic segment from Streptomyces sp. NBC_00459 encodes:
- a CDS encoding bifunctional metallophosphatase/5'-nucleotidase, whose translation MPLNRRKFLKKSAVTGAGAALTSAVVAPAAQAAEAKKPAKPGKRYSLTVMGTTDLHGHIFNWDYFKNAEYSDAKGNAQGLARISTLVEQVRKEKGRCNTLLLDAGDTIQGTPLTYYYAKVDPITAKGGPVHPMAQAMNAIGYDAVALGNHEFNYGIETLRKFESQCRFPLLGANALDAKTLKPAFPPYFMKTFQVKGAPPVKVAVLGLTNPGIAIWDKAYVQGKLTFPGLEEQAAKWVPKLRSMGADVVVVSAHSGSSGTSSYGDQLPYVENSAALVAQQVPGIDAILVGHAHTEIAELKVTNTATGKTVVLSEPLAYAERLSLFDVELVFEKGKWAVESVSATVRDSKTVADDPKITKLLKDEHDVVVAYVNQVVGTATATLTTVEARYKDAPIIDLITKVQEDVVRAALVGTSYASLPVIAQASPFSRTSAIPAGEVTIRDLSSLYVYDNTLVAKLLTGAQVRAYLEYSAQYFVQTAAGAAVDVEKLTNAGGRPDYNYDYVSGLTYDIDIAQAAGSRIRNLAYNGVALDDAQQFVFAVNNYRANGGGAFPHVAAAQELWSESTEIRTRISEWVTAKGVLDPKEFASVDWKLTRDGTPVF comes from the coding sequence ATGCCGTTGAACCGCAGGAAGTTCCTGAAGAAGTCCGCTGTGACCGGGGCGGGGGCGGCGTTGACCAGTGCTGTCGTGGCTCCGGCGGCGCAGGCCGCGGAGGCGAAGAAGCCCGCGAAGCCCGGGAAGCGGTACTCCCTGACCGTGATGGGCACGACCGACCTGCACGGTCACATCTTCAACTGGGACTACTTCAAGAACGCGGAGTACTCCGACGCGAAGGGCAACGCGCAGGGGCTGGCCCGTATCTCGACGCTGGTGGAGCAGGTCCGCAAGGAGAAGGGGCGTTGCAACACGCTGCTGCTCGACGCGGGTGACACGATTCAGGGCACTCCGCTGACGTACTACTACGCGAAGGTCGACCCGATCACCGCCAAGGGTGGTCCGGTGCACCCGATGGCGCAGGCGATGAACGCCATCGGGTACGACGCTGTGGCGCTCGGCAACCACGAGTTCAACTACGGCATCGAGACGCTGCGCAAGTTCGAGTCGCAGTGCCGTTTCCCGCTGCTGGGGGCGAACGCGCTGGACGCGAAGACGCTGAAGCCCGCCTTCCCTCCGTACTTCATGAAGACGTTCCAGGTGAAGGGCGCGCCGCCGGTCAAGGTGGCTGTGCTGGGGCTGACGAACCCGGGTATCGCGATCTGGGACAAGGCGTATGTGCAGGGGAAGCTGACGTTCCCGGGTCTGGAGGAGCAGGCGGCGAAGTGGGTGCCGAAGCTGCGCTCGATGGGCGCGGACGTGGTGGTCGTGTCGGCGCACTCGGGGTCGTCGGGGACTTCTTCGTACGGTGACCAGCTGCCGTACGTCGAGAACTCGGCGGCGCTGGTGGCGCAGCAGGTGCCGGGTATCGACGCGATTCTGGTCGGGCACGCGCACACGGAGATCGCCGAGCTGAAGGTCACGAACACGGCGACCGGCAAGACGGTGGTGCTGTCGGAGCCGCTGGCGTATGCGGAGCGGTTGTCGCTGTTCGACGTCGAGCTGGTCTTCGAGAAGGGCAAGTGGGCTGTCGAGTCGGTCTCGGCGACCGTGCGTGACTCGAAGACGGTCGCGGACGACCCGAAGATCACGAAGCTGCTGAAGGACGAGCACGACGTCGTCGTGGCGTACGTCAACCAGGTGGTCGGTACGGCGACGGCCACGTTGACGACGGTGGAGGCGCGTTACAAGGACGCTCCGATCATCGACCTGATCACGAAGGTCCAGGAGGACGTCGTGAGGGCGGCGCTGGTGGGGACGTCGTATGCGTCGCTGCCGGTGATCGCGCAGGCGTCGCCGTTCTCGCGGACGTCGGCGATCCCGGCCGGCGAGGTGACGATCCGGGATCTGTCGAGTCTGTACGTGTACGACAACACGCTGGTCGCGAAGTTGCTGACGGGCGCGCAGGTGCGGGCGTACCTGGAGTACTCGGCGCAGTACTTCGTGCAGACGGCGGCGGGCGCGGCGGTCGACGTGGAGAAGCTGACGAACGCGGGTGGGCGGCCGGACTACAACTACGACTACGTGTCGGGGCTGACCTATGACATCGACATCGCGCAGGCGGCCGGTTCGCGGATCAGGAACCTGGCCTACAACGGTGTCGCGCTGGACGACGCGCAGCAGTTCGTGTTCGCGGTGAACAACTACCGTGCCAACGGTGGTGGGGCGTTCCCGCATGTGGCGGCGGCGCAGGAGTTGTGGTCGGAGTCGACGGAGATCCGTACGCGGATCTCCGAGTGGGTGACGGCGAAGGGTGTGCTGGATCCGAAGGAGTTCGCTTCGGTGGACTGGAAGTTGACGCGCGACGGTACGCCGGTGTTCTAG
- the pyk gene encoding pyruvate kinase, with protein MRRAKIVCTLGPATDSYDQIKALVDAGMDVARFNLSHGSYAEHEVRYQHVRKAADETGRSIGLLADLQGPKIRLGRFAEGPVLLERGDTFTITVEEGVEGDQQTCGTTYAGLATDVTPGERILVDDGKVCLEVTAVDGPRVHTTVVEGGVISDHKGLNLPGVAVSVPALSDKDEADLRWALRTGFDVIALSFVRSGRDIEDVHRIMDEEHRRVPVIAKVEKPQAVEAIDDIVAAFDGIMVARGDLGVEMPLEQVPIVQKRAIKLAKRNAKPVIVATQMLDSMIENSRPTRAEASDVANAVIDGTDAVMLSGETSVGKYAVETVRTMAKIVEAAEEDILAKGLPPLTERNKPRTQGGAVARAAAEMGDFLGAKFLVAFTQSGDTVKRLSRYRSPIPLLAFTPDPATRSQLTLTWGVETFLGPHVDSTDAMVDQVDELLLKYGRCRKGDVVVITAGSPPGVSGSTNLVRVHHIGEDDSPK; from the coding sequence ATGCGTCGAGCAAAGATCGTCTGTACCCTGGGCCCCGCCACCGACTCGTACGACCAGATCAAAGCACTGGTCGATGCCGGAATGGACGTAGCCCGCTTCAACCTCAGCCACGGCAGCTACGCCGAACACGAGGTGCGTTACCAGCACGTCCGCAAGGCCGCCGACGAAACCGGCCGCAGCATCGGCCTCCTCGCCGACCTTCAAGGCCCGAAGATCCGACTCGGCCGCTTCGCCGAAGGCCCCGTACTCCTCGAACGCGGCGACACCTTCACCATCACCGTCGAGGAAGGCGTCGAAGGCGACCAGCAGACCTGCGGAACCACCTACGCGGGTCTCGCCACCGACGTCACCCCCGGCGAACGCATCCTCGTCGACGACGGCAAGGTCTGCCTCGAAGTCACCGCCGTCGACGGACCCCGCGTCCACACCACGGTCGTCGAAGGCGGAGTGATCTCCGACCACAAGGGCCTCAACCTCCCCGGCGTGGCGGTGTCGGTCCCCGCCCTCTCCGACAAGGACGAGGCGGACCTGCGCTGGGCGCTGCGCACCGGCTTCGACGTCATCGCACTGTCCTTCGTACGCAGCGGACGCGACATCGAGGACGTCCACCGCATCATGGACGAGGAGCACCGCCGCGTCCCGGTCATCGCCAAGGTCGAGAAGCCGCAGGCGGTCGAAGCGATCGACGACATCGTCGCCGCCTTCGACGGCATCATGGTCGCCCGCGGCGACCTCGGCGTCGAAATGCCCCTGGAGCAGGTCCCCATCGTCCAGAAGCGCGCGATCAAGCTGGCGAAGCGCAACGCCAAGCCGGTCATCGTCGCCACGCAGATGCTGGACTCGATGATCGAGAACTCCCGCCCGACCAGGGCCGAGGCGTCGGACGTCGCGAACGCGGTCATCGACGGCACCGACGCGGTGATGCTGTCCGGCGAGACGAGTGTGGGCAAGTACGCCGTCGAGACGGTCCGTACGATGGCGAAGATCGTGGAAGCGGCCGAGGAGGACATCCTGGCCAAGGGCCTCCCGCCACTGACGGAACGCAACAAGCCCCGCACCCAGGGCGGCGCGGTGGCCCGCGCGGCGGCCGAGATGGGCGACTTCCTCGGCGCGAAGTTCCTCGTGGCGTTCACCCAGAGCGGCGACACGGTGAAGCGGCTGTCCCGGTACAGGTCCCCGATCCCGCTCCTGGCCTTCACCCCGGACCCGGCGACGCGGTCCCAGCTGACGCTGACGTGGGGCGTGGAGACGTTCCTGGGCCCGCACGTCGACTCCACGGACGCGATGGTCGACCAGGTGGACGAACTGCTCCTGAAGTACGGCCGCTGCCGGAAGGGCGACGTGGTGGTGATCACGGCAGGCTCCCCGCCCGGCGTCTCCGGCTCCACCAACCTGGTCCGGGTCCACCACATCGGCGAGGACGACAGCCCCAAGTAG
- a CDS encoding SIMPL domain-containing protein — translation MTSSPEHPTAVPYGTPDAPRIAVRGEAHLEVDPEIARIGITIGARGTDRRSALDDLTRRNATVLDLVKTYGEAVERLETGAFSIAPELTKHGRGERVRAYHGRVHLTAELTDFTALGELTSKLADLDLTGVDGPWWALRPDSPAHRDARRQAVREAVQRAREYAEALGTSLAALVELADVGAEAAQPMGYEGRTRSLNRASFAGAEVADEAAPLDLEPQRQRVYAQVNARFTMVPPQL, via the coding sequence ATGACCTCCAGCCCGGAGCACCCCACCGCCGTCCCCTACGGCACCCCGGACGCCCCCCGCATCGCCGTCCGCGGCGAAGCCCACCTCGAAGTCGACCCCGAGATCGCCCGTATCGGCATCACGATCGGCGCAAGGGGCACGGACCGCCGCTCGGCACTGGACGACCTGACCCGCCGCAACGCCACCGTCCTGGACCTCGTGAAGACCTACGGCGAAGCAGTTGAACGCCTGGAAACCGGAGCCTTCTCCATCGCCCCGGAACTCACCAAGCACGGCCGCGGCGAACGCGTCCGCGCCTACCACGGACGTGTCCACCTCACCGCCGAACTCACCGACTTCACCGCCCTCGGCGAACTGACCAGCAAACTCGCCGACCTGGACCTCACCGGGGTCGACGGCCCCTGGTGGGCCCTGCGCCCCGACTCCCCGGCCCACCGCGACGCCCGCCGACAGGCGGTACGGGAGGCGGTGCAACGGGCCCGCGAGTACGCGGAAGCCCTGGGCACCTCGCTGGCGGCCCTGGTGGAGCTGGCGGACGTGGGCGCCGAGGCCGCACAGCCCATGGGGTACGAGGGCCGGACCCGCTCCCTGAACCGCGCGTCCTTCGCCGGCGCCGAGGTCGCGGACGAGGCGGCACCACTCGACCTGGAACCGCAGCGGCAACGGGTCTACGCACAGGTGAACGCCCGCTTCACGATGGTGCCGCCACAGCTGTGA
- a CDS encoding transcriptional regulator, whose amino-acid sequence MYDIGTRERALVLVGQGRSLNSVSKETGISRAAIRSWQTRIDPLPRMRVSPCVRCRPVPSHPEDTAAYSYLLGLYLGDGCISPHPRSGHYLRIACADAWPGLIDACEAAVQTLNPGKRTYRVQAQGCVSVVGYSAHWPCLFPQHGPGKKHERRIVLDDWQQTIVDAHPWEFIRGLVHSDGCRITNWTEKVIAGERKRYEYPRYFFTNLSSDIRRLYTDTLDKVGVDWRRPNAKNISVARKASVALMDTHVGPKH is encoded by the coding sequence ATGTACGACATTGGCACTCGTGAGCGAGCCCTGGTGCTGGTGGGTCAGGGACGCAGTCTGAACTCCGTCAGCAAAGAGACGGGGATATCCCGGGCCGCGATCCGCTCCTGGCAGACGCGCATCGACCCGTTACCGCGTATGCGGGTGAGCCCGTGCGTCCGATGCCGGCCCGTCCCGAGCCATCCCGAGGACACAGCCGCCTATTCCTACCTCCTCGGCCTGTATCTCGGTGACGGGTGCATCAGCCCCCATCCGCGTTCGGGGCACTACTTGCGCATCGCGTGCGCGGACGCGTGGCCCGGTCTGATCGACGCGTGCGAGGCGGCCGTACAGACACTCAACCCGGGAAAACGTACGTATCGAGTGCAAGCCCAGGGCTGCGTTTCCGTGGTCGGCTACAGCGCCCACTGGCCCTGCTTGTTCCCTCAGCACGGGCCTGGCAAGAAGCATGAGCGCCGGATCGTTCTCGACGACTGGCAGCAGACGATCGTCGACGCGCATCCGTGGGAGTTCATCCGGGGACTCGTCCACTCCGACGGCTGCCGAATCACCAACTGGACCGAGAAGGTCATCGCCGGTGAACGCAAGCGCTACGAATATCCGCGCTACTTCTTCACGAACCTCTCGTCCGACATCAGGCGGCTCTACACCGACACCCTCGACAAGGTCGGAGTCGATTGGAGACGGCCGAACGCCAAGAACATCTCCGTAGCCCGCAAAGCCTCCGTAGCCCTCATGGACACCCACGTGGGCCCCAAGCACTGA
- the pepN gene encoding aminopeptidase N, giving the protein MSVLTRDEAQARATLLDVHRYTVELDLTTGDDTFESRTAIRFAVTAGHTGADTFVEVRPVELRSATLDGQSLDTSALTDGRLPLTGLAEGEHELRVDAVMRYSRTGEGMHRFTDPVDDETYLYTQMSLEDAAAVFANFNQPDLKAVFEFTVRAPEGWTVLANGITTETADGLWQAAPTPRISTYLVAVAAGPWHSIRSEHRGLPFGLHCRRSLAPHLDTDADELLDITRACYDRYHEKFEEPYPFDSYDQAFVPEFNFGAMENPGLVTFRDEFVYRSAVTDTERQTRAMVIAHEMAHMWFGDLVTLQWWDDIWLNESFAEYMGYQTLTEATRYTDTWTDFGVSRKAWGYDADQRPSTHPVAPEAVDDTAAALVNFDGISYAKGASALRQLVAWLGEKDFLAGINTHFARHRFGNATLADFIDSLAAATERDVHAWADAWLRTTGVDTLTPRLTNGDAGACNLTVRHDGSRPHRVAVGLYDHDVTGDGALTLRERLHVDVPQDAPEPIGKRPALLLVNDGDLTYAKVRFDPESFKTVRAALSGLPDPLTRAVVWNALRDAVRDGQLPPADYLETVRTHLPRETDLALVQGVLTFASTVVADRYLSPQERPAALAALASLCRDLIRRTEDGDHPGLRLIAVRHFIDVAAHPDTIAAWLADGTVSGGPELDPELRWRVLARLAVLGATDEAEIDAELARDPSASGQEGAARCRAALPDPEAKLRAWEQMFNSDELSNYLFVATAQGFWQPEQTDLTEEYVKRYWTDAVAVATRRGPAMADAAGRWAFPAHAVSPDTLRLGEECLRDAAPIPGLRRKLVDQLDDLGRALRVREGTREQA; this is encoded by the coding sequence ATGTCCGTACTGACGCGCGACGAAGCGCAAGCCCGTGCCACCCTCCTGGACGTCCACCGGTACACGGTCGAACTCGACCTCACCACCGGGGACGACACCTTCGAATCCCGTACCGCGATCCGCTTCGCGGTGACGGCGGGCCACACCGGCGCGGACACGTTCGTCGAGGTCAGGCCCGTCGAGCTGCGATCGGCCACCCTCGACGGCCAGTCCCTGGACACTAGCGCCCTCACCGACGGCCGACTGCCCCTGACGGGCCTCGCCGAGGGCGAGCACGAACTGCGCGTGGACGCGGTGATGCGCTACTCCCGCACCGGCGAGGGCATGCACCGCTTCACCGACCCCGTCGACGACGAGACCTACCTCTACACCCAGATGTCCCTGGAGGACGCGGCAGCCGTCTTCGCCAACTTCAACCAGCCCGACCTCAAGGCCGTCTTCGAGTTCACCGTGCGCGCCCCCGAGGGCTGGACCGTCCTCGCCAACGGCATCACCACCGAAACCGCCGACGGACTCTGGCAGGCCGCCCCCACCCCCCGCATCTCCACCTACCTCGTCGCCGTCGCCGCCGGCCCCTGGCACTCCATCCGCAGCGAGCACCGCGGCCTCCCCTTCGGCCTGCACTGCCGCCGCTCCCTCGCCCCCCACCTCGACACCGACGCCGACGAACTCCTCGACATCACGCGCGCGTGCTACGACCGCTACCACGAGAAGTTCGAGGAGCCCTACCCCTTCGACTCCTACGACCAGGCGTTCGTCCCCGAGTTCAACTTCGGTGCCATGGAGAACCCCGGCCTCGTCACCTTCCGCGACGAGTTCGTCTACCGCTCCGCCGTCACCGACACCGAACGCCAGACCCGCGCCATGGTCATCGCCCACGAGATGGCCCACATGTGGTTCGGCGACCTCGTCACCCTCCAGTGGTGGGACGACATCTGGCTGAACGAGTCCTTCGCCGAGTACATGGGCTACCAGACCCTCACCGAAGCCACCCGCTACACCGACACCTGGACCGACTTCGGCGTCTCCCGCAAGGCCTGGGGCTACGACGCCGACCAGCGCCCCTCCACCCACCCAGTCGCCCCCGAGGCCGTCGACGACACCGCCGCCGCCCTCGTCAACTTCGACGGCATCTCCTACGCCAAGGGCGCCTCCGCCCTGCGCCAACTCGTCGCCTGGCTCGGCGAGAAGGACTTCCTGGCCGGCATCAACACCCACTTCGCCCGGCACAGGTTCGGCAACGCCACCCTCGCCGACTTCATCGACTCCCTCGCCGCCGCCACCGAACGCGACGTCCACGCCTGGGCCGACGCCTGGCTGCGCACCACCGGCGTCGACACCCTCACCCCACGCCTCACCAACGGCGACGCCGGCGCCTGCAACCTCACCGTCCGCCACGACGGCAGCCGCCCCCACCGCGTCGCCGTGGGCCTCTACGACCACGACGTCACCGGCGACGGCGCCCTCACCCTCCGCGAGCGCCTCCACGTCGACGTCCCCCAGGACGCCCCGGAGCCCATCGGCAAGCGGCCCGCCCTGCTCCTCGTCAACGACGGCGACCTGACCTACGCCAAGGTCCGCTTCGACCCCGAGTCCTTCAAAACCGTCCGTGCCGCCCTCTCCGGCCTCCCCGACCCGCTCACCCGCGCGGTCGTCTGGAACGCCCTGCGCGACGCCGTACGCGACGGCCAACTCCCGCCCGCGGACTACCTGGAGACCGTCCGCACCCACCTCCCGCGCGAAACCGACCTCGCCCTCGTCCAGGGCGTCCTCACCTTCGCGTCGACCGTCGTCGCCGACCGCTACCTGTCCCCGCAGGAACGCCCCGCCGCCCTCGCCGCCCTCGCCTCCCTGTGCCGCGACCTCATCCGCCGCACCGAGGACGGCGACCACCCCGGCCTGCGCCTCATCGCCGTACGCCACTTCATCGACGTCGCCGCCCACCCCGACACCATCGCCGCCTGGCTCGCCGACGGCACGGTCTCCGGCGGCCCCGAACTCGACCCCGAACTGCGCTGGCGCGTCCTGGCCCGGCTCGCGGTCCTCGGCGCCACCGACGAGGCGGAGATCGACGCGGAACTGGCCCGCGACCCCAGCGCCTCCGGCCAGGAAGGAGCGGCCCGCTGCCGTGCCGCCCTGCCCGACCCCGAGGCCAAACTCCGGGCCTGGGAACAGATGTTCAACTCGGACGAGCTCTCCAACTACCTGTTCGTGGCCACCGCCCAGGGCTTCTGGCAGCCCGAACAGACCGACCTCACCGAGGAGTACGTCAAGCGGTACTGGACCGACGCGGTCGCCGTCGCCACCCGCCGGGGCCCCGCCATGGCCGACGCCGCCGGCCGCTGGGCCTTCCCGGCCCACGCCGTCAGCCCCGACACCCTCCGCCTCGGCGAGGAGTGCCTGCGCGACGCCGCCCCGATACCGGGACTGCGCCGCAAACTCGTCGACCAGCTCGACGACCTGGGACGCGCACTGCGCGTACGGGAAGGGACGCGGGAGCAGGCGTAA
- a CDS encoding lysine N(6)-hydroxylase/L-ornithine N(5)-oxygenase family protein, whose amino-acid sequence MTPPTPPTPPTPPTPPTPSTPDDNPAATPTPAPSPDAPHDLVGIGIGPCNLSLAALAHRLPGLDTVFYEQHPRFDWHPGLLIDGATVQVPFLADLVTLADPTSPWSFLSYLKSRDRLFPFYFAERFHIQRAEYDAYCRWVSENLPRLHFGHQVDAVRWNPERDVFEVDFTQLDADGEAEALGRTYTKNVVLGIGSEPYIPEPLKPLVEAPTVPVLHAADYLAHRDRLLTAEHVTVIGSGQTGAEIFLDLLRHRPAGREKIHWLGRTEAFAPMEYSKLGLEHFTPDHTHYFHALTEPVRDRLVAAQWQLHKGIGADTIAAIHDELYRRTLHGGWPEAVLTPGVHVRTAGRVAATKVELHLEHTQQGTRSRLTTDAVVLATGYRDRPLDRVLAGLDPYLRRDNAQRPRIDEQFGLVLDPAITGSGSHVYVQNAELHTHGVGTPDLGLVAWRSAVILNSLTGDAPYPQPARTAFTTFGLEPPLPQVPTPRQSQEREKGQHHVLTPLVEGI is encoded by the coding sequence ATGACACCCCCCACACCCCCCACACCCCCCACACCCCCCACACCCCCCACACCCTCCACGCCCGACGACAACCCGGCCGCCACCCCCACCCCGGCTCCCAGCCCCGACGCCCCCCACGACCTCGTCGGCATCGGCATCGGCCCCTGCAACCTCTCCCTCGCCGCGCTCGCCCACCGGCTCCCCGGCCTCGACACCGTCTTCTACGAACAACACCCCCGCTTCGACTGGCACCCCGGACTCCTCATCGACGGCGCCACCGTCCAAGTCCCCTTCCTCGCCGACCTGGTGACCCTCGCCGACCCCACCAGCCCCTGGTCCTTCCTCAGCTACCTCAAGAGCCGCGACCGGCTCTTCCCGTTCTACTTCGCCGAGCGCTTCCACATCCAGCGCGCCGAATACGACGCCTACTGCCGCTGGGTCAGCGAGAACCTGCCCCGACTGCACTTCGGACACCAGGTCGACGCCGTCCGCTGGAACCCCGAACGAGACGTGTTCGAAGTCGACTTCACCCAGCTCGACGCCGACGGAGAAGCCGAGGCCCTCGGCCGGACGTACACGAAGAACGTCGTCCTCGGCATCGGCAGCGAGCCCTACATCCCCGAACCCCTCAAACCCCTCGTCGAAGCCCCCACCGTGCCCGTCCTGCACGCAGCCGACTACCTCGCCCACCGCGACCGGCTCCTCACCGCCGAACACGTCACCGTCATCGGATCGGGACAGACCGGCGCCGAGATCTTCCTCGACCTCCTCCGCCACCGCCCCGCCGGACGCGAGAAGATCCACTGGCTGGGACGCACCGAGGCCTTCGCGCCCATGGAGTACTCCAAACTCGGCCTCGAACACTTCACCCCCGACCACACCCACTACTTCCACGCCCTCACCGAACCCGTACGCGACCGCCTCGTCGCCGCCCAGTGGCAACTCCACAAGGGCATCGGCGCCGACACCATCGCCGCCATCCACGACGAGCTCTACCGCCGCACCCTCCACGGTGGCTGGCCCGAAGCCGTCCTCACCCCCGGCGTCCACGTCCGCACCGCCGGCCGCGTCGCCGCCACCAAGGTCGAACTCCACCTCGAACACACCCAGCAGGGCACCCGCTCCCGCCTCACCACCGACGCCGTCGTCCTCGCCACCGGCTACCGCGACCGCCCCCTCGACCGCGTCCTCGCCGGACTCGACCCCTACCTCCGCCGCGACAACGCCCAACGCCCCCGCATCGACGAACAGTTCGGACTCGTCCTGGACCCCGCCATCACCGGCTCCGGCAGCCACGTCTACGTCCAGAACGCCGAACTCCACACCCACGGCGTCGGCACCCCCGACCTCGGACTCGTCGCCTGGCGCAGCGCCGTCATCCTCAACTCCCTCACCGGCGACGCCCCATACCCCCAGCCGGCCAGAACCGCCTTCACCACCTTCGGCCTCGAACCACCACTGCCCCAGGTCCCGACCCCCCGGCAGAGCCAGGAACGAGAAAAGGGCCAGCACCATGTGCTGACCCCCCTCGTGGAAGGAATCTAG
- a CDS encoding pyridoxal phosphate-dependent decarboxylase family protein, with translation MRTPPLASGAEGPDALRPLLDTVLGALTDGGHARGGPLPAGGPGTVAQRIRAAVGDVLPDKGDDNALYDLVRALAEGAADPAHPHCAAHLHCPPLAVATAADLAASALNPSLDSWDQAPAASELETLVARALAAETGAADALVTTGGTESNQLALLLAREAHPGVRLVHGANAHHSLPRAAWLLGLPEPVTVPAPAGTLDPAALDEALTELSGPRGSLLVAATAGTTDAGLIDPLPQIAALCAAHGARLHVDAAYGGGLLFSARHRTRLAGLEHADTVTLDLHKLGWQPVAAGLLTVKNPDDLTALAQHADYLNADDDTEAGLPDLLGRSLRTTRRPDILKIAVTLKTLGRDGLGALVDQVCAHAHEFARLVRTHPGFELHDPPTISTVLFRPAGASDDAVAAVRRKLLHDGHAVLGRAHLDGRLWLKVTLLNPHTRPDDLAALLKLVEGNTSR, from the coding sequence ATGCGCACGCCGCCCCTCGCCTCAGGCGCCGAAGGCCCCGACGCCCTGCGGCCGTTGCTCGACACGGTCCTCGGCGCCCTCACGGACGGCGGACACGCGCGCGGCGGCCCCCTCCCCGCCGGCGGACCCGGAACCGTCGCCCAGCGGATCCGCGCCGCCGTCGGGGACGTACTGCCCGACAAGGGCGACGACAACGCCCTCTACGACCTCGTCCGCGCCCTCGCCGAAGGCGCCGCCGACCCCGCCCACCCCCACTGCGCCGCCCACCTGCACTGCCCGCCCCTCGCCGTGGCCACCGCCGCCGACCTGGCCGCCAGTGCCCTCAACCCGTCCCTCGACTCCTGGGACCAGGCCCCGGCCGCCTCCGAACTGGAAACCCTCGTCGCGCGCGCCCTCGCCGCCGAGACCGGCGCCGCCGACGCCCTCGTCACCACCGGCGGCACCGAGTCCAACCAACTCGCCCTGCTCCTCGCCCGCGAGGCACACCCCGGCGTCCGCCTCGTCCACGGCGCCAACGCCCACCACTCCCTGCCCCGCGCCGCCTGGCTCCTCGGCCTCCCCGAACCCGTCACCGTCCCCGCCCCGGCCGGAACCCTCGACCCCGCCGCCCTCGACGAAGCCCTCACCGAGCTGTCGGGCCCCCGCGGCTCACTCCTCGTCGCCGCCACCGCCGGAACCACCGACGCCGGACTCATCGACCCGCTGCCCCAGATCGCCGCCCTCTGCGCCGCCCACGGCGCCCGGCTCCACGTCGACGCCGCCTACGGCGGCGGCCTCCTCTTCAGCGCGCGCCACCGCACCAGGCTCGCCGGCCTCGAACACGCCGACACCGTCACCCTCGACCTGCACAAACTCGGCTGGCAACCCGTCGCCGCAGGCCTCCTCACCGTCAAAAACCCGGACGACCTCACCGCACTCGCCCAACACGCCGACTACCTCAACGCCGACGACGACACCGAAGCAGGCCTCCCCGACCTCCTCGGCCGCTCCCTGCGCACCACCCGACGACCCGACATCCTCAAGATCGCCGTCACCCTCAAAACCCTCGGCCGCGACGGACTCGGCGCCCTCGTCGACCAGGTCTGCGCCCACGCCCACGAGTTCGCCCGCCTCGTCCGGACCCACCCCGGCTTCGAGCTCCACGACCCGCCCACCATCAGCACCGTGCTCTTCCGGCCCGCCGGAGCGTCCGACGACGCCGTCGCCGCCGTACGCCGAAAACTCCTCCACGACGGACACGCCGTCCTCGGCCGCGCCCACCTCGACGGCCGCCTCTGGCTCAAGGTCACCCTCCTCAACCCCCACACCCGGCCGGACGACCTGGCCGCACTCCTGAAGCTGGTGGAAGGAAACACCTCCCGATGA
- a CDS encoding ANTAR domain-containing response regulator, translating into MTAPESPQPADAPDDDKSHVPPLTTRVVIAEDEALIRLDLKEMLEEEGYSVVGEAGDGEEAVELARKHRPDLVILDVKMPKLDGISAAEKIAEESIAPVLMLTAFSQRDLVERARDAGAMAYLVKPFSKSDVVPAIEMAVSRFNELRTLEKEIADLTLRLETRKLVDRAKSVLQTEYGLSEPAAFRWIQKTSMDRRMSMQQVAEAVIADAEEKKAAKG; encoded by the coding sequence GTGACCGCCCCCGAGTCGCCCCAGCCCGCAGACGCGCCCGACGACGACAAGTCGCACGTGCCTCCGCTGACGACCCGTGTCGTCATTGCCGAGGACGAGGCGCTCATTCGGCTGGATCTCAAGGAAATGCTCGAAGAAGAGGGCTACTCCGTCGTCGGCGAGGCCGGTGACGGGGAGGAGGCCGTGGAGCTTGCCCGTAAGCACCGGCCCGACCTCGTGATCCTCGATGTGAAGATGCCGAAGCTCGACGGCATCTCGGCGGCCGAGAAGATCGCCGAGGAGTCCATCGCGCCGGTGCTGATGCTGACCGCCTTCTCGCAGCGCGACCTCGTCGAGCGGGCCCGGGACGCCGGTGCCATGGCGTACCTCGTGAAGCCGTTCAGCAAGAGCGACGTCGTGCCGGCGATCGAGATGGCGGTGTCGCGGTTCAACGAGCTGCGCACGCTGGAGAAGGAGATCGCGGATCTCACCCTGAGGCTGGAGACCCGCAAGCTCGTCGACCGCGCGAAGTCGGTCCTGCAGACGGAGTACGGCCTGTCCGAGCCCGCCGCGTTCCGGTGGATCCAGAAGACGTCGATGGACCGGCGCATGTCCATGCAGCAGGTCGCCGAGGCGGTCATCGCGGACGCCGAGGAGAAGAAGGCCGCCAAGGGCTGA